The genomic interval ACTCTTTATAAAGTGTTGAATTGGAGTCATAGGTTCTAAAAACAAGTTGGGACAAAAATACTGAAACCtctataaaaagattaaaactttCCCCAATGGGTGTTTCATGCATGCATAAACATTCAAACTCTTATAgagttttgaattgtaaagcctGTGGAGcaaaatttgatgtttattttggtaTACctgtaattataatatatacagGGATATATGTGCAATGCCAACCATTTATAGAGGTAAGTATGCAAAATGTTCTTCACATactaaaatgcaaaacaattCTTTAAACATTTATTCTCCAACAACACAAGAACTTTGTCCACAAACAGAGATTAACTGTGGAACATTTTGTGTCACATTAACAATTACAACATCCAATTCATTTGCTGTGAATCAATGGAGTTCTGATTACAACATGAAATCAGTTTAAATGAAGAAGGATCCATATACAACAACAGTTTCATGGGAAATGTTTGAACAATGGGCTTAAGCATCAGCCAGAAGTGTAGCACCAATGCCGGCTTCTTGATTGACCTTGCATACATGAATAGCAGCACAGACGTCCGTTGTCTCCAGATATTTCTCGATATCAAACAATATCAATGGACCGTAGTGGAAGACGATCTTCTTGCACtgcaaaataaggaaaaagGTTTATAAGTATAAGACCCTTTTTTTGGGAATGAATGTGTAAGCTGATCTAAAGGAAGTTTTAATACATCGTGACAGATTCCCTTTGCAAGTTCTCACCTATATTTTGTATTGTAATATTTGGGTATCGTGTAAATCTACCCGATAGAGAATGTAGCACTCACCTCTTGTGCATAATTATCCATTTTGCTGCATGCCTCAGAAGCACCTCTCAATTATCTCCAGCTGAGTAAGTTTAGGAACAACATACACTTTTGTCAATCTTAGATTCAGTGCATGAATTATCTTCttcacaaattaaacaaatagtCTACAGgtcaaagaaaatttttgagaaaattgcTCGCAAACTCTTGTAAAACcggataattattaatataccttcataaaatcatatttacttgTATACATCCATAAAACATTCCTACTTGCTTATATATATCTCTAATTGAAAAACAACTCGcagattttatgaaaatatatattgatttttgtttttattccttattttttcgttttataaaatgaataaagaGTAGAGGGTTAAAACtagttttatatataagatttttagTTGACTTTTTGGTCCTGAgagtatataagtaaataagcATGGAATGTaaagatatataaacaaatgtcATTTATATAAGGATATACAAGCGATTTCCCATTTTCATAAAATCTACAAGTTGTTTTTCAACTAGAGAGATATATATCAGCAAGAATGTTTTATGGaggtatacaagcaaatatGAATAAAGAGCAGAGGGTTAAAACTAGTTTATTTTCTGTAAGATTTTTTAGTTGACTTTTGGTCTGAcagtatataagtaaataagcATGTTATGTAGAGATACATAAACAAACGCTCATTTATATAAAGGTATACAAGCACTTTCCCATTTATGAAGGAACAAGGAAGTGAAAAGACCCGAATATTTCTTGAGGATCAAGGGCATTTCCACAGTAACATGCTGCAAGTGAGCTTCCAAGTTAATTTTAAAGGGTAACTCCCAATCAGAAAACATTATGCTACCTAATAAGatagaaagcaagaagaaatcATGTCGGCTTATATGAGTAAAGTTCTCTTAGTAAATCGAGGAGGACAAGGAATATCATTATTAATCATATGGAAGATACCAATCAAAATGCAATCTTGAgctaaaaataagacaaaaactCATAGTTTTGTTCTGAATTTTACATGCTTGCAGCCTTTTTGAGATAAAAAGCGGAGAAATATTGAAATACCTGTATGTCAGGATCTGTCAGTTTGGTAAGAACttcaacaacaagattatggCAAATTTTGCAGGGGCCATCATGATTTGGAAGGCGCAAAGAAGTCATAATCTCACAGAGCTTGACTTCTTCACAGAATTCTTTGGTTGTATCTGACTAACCATGACAAAGAACATGGGGTACATAGTAATCCACCAACTCAAGACACTGCCAAAGTCATCAGAAGAGCTTTTTAGAACATTCAGCAAACATGGCAAAGGCATACAAGCATGAGAAACCGGCTTTTAAGTACCTGATGCTTGAGAGAAAGCTTGGAACAAACATGATGGAGGCCATTGATGATCATAATCTGAGTTTCATTATCACTAAGATAAGATAAAAGTCTGGACTAGCAAAAATCTTCACAGAGTGTGCATATTTGTCCATTTCTTCCAGAACCATTCAGTTTTACTCAGTGTTGTCATTTTGTGATCTACATTAATAAATGGAAATGAAGATGGATCACCAGTTTTACACCTCAAAAGTTtacaaaaaatattgaattccTATTCCAAACCCTCCTACATACTTacaatatattatgtatatatatatatatatatatatctgaagaTGGTAATGCAACAAATAAGATCAAGAATCAACTTAAATAAGGAGCATATGAAATCAGCTaagactaaaaagaaaaatgtcaaCTAAACAAGGATATAGGgtaagaagaaaattatagGGATATTTTCCAATATATAACTTTGGCAAACTGGCTGAAACAACATAGATGATTGTCACAGACATTATAGTCAACCTAAACTCAGATATCACCTCAAAGACAAATTTTGTTGGCAAAGTTGATAACTTTCccacaaaaaatagaaaattgatTGGCAGACAATATTCAGAAAACGACAATTCAAGCTGTAACACAACACATCGTAACTATTTGGTTCACAAAATTACCACAAAGATCAGCTCACCATTGATTTCCAAAATCCCTAGATTTCCAGAGACTGCATTGAAACATCCAATTAGCAACAAAAACAGCAGCGAAATACCATGCCTTGAAACCATTGAACCTGACAACCATGAGAAAGTCACATCAAGCATGAAAGGGAATCAGAATAATCATCGAAAGAGATAGCAAAAAGATGAACCAGAGGGAAGGAAAGAGaaccgagagagagagagagagagagagagagaagatccACGGCCTCTCTGCTTGCGCTCTTCTCCCCCAAATTCTTTGTCGTCTCTTCTGGTTGACCCTGATGTTATGGAAGGAGGAGACGAGTTGTGGGCCGTacgatcacctcgagatctggtCTTGTTTCCGATCTAGAGACAATCGTACGGCCAAGGATTGACATGGCTGGAAAATTTGCTTGCAGACCTCCACAAAAGTGCGTATTTTGAAATTGCGCGTTTGGATATGTTCTTTcgtgattatttttaaaaatagtttttttacatatatatcccTTGTAATTCAGTAATTCACTTAATTATGTATTTACTGtttaataaaaacacatatcctattaaacttattttattcGTTACATATAAAAATGGATGAAAATGATGGATacttagatttattttaaattttgtcttgttttatatgtctcattttttaCCATGTTGGCATGCCACTTTAatcattgattgtatttatTCTTCTGGTAGTTGTTGAGCAGATTGATACAGAAATTCAATAACATGCACGTCCACAGCACTTATGATCATTCATAACACATTAACACAGTACACGCACAGAACAAATCATCTAGAATGAATTAAGTAAAACAATTCACTTGACATAAACAAATAGCCTAATAAAATCCCTAAACTCATTTGTCAACAATTGATACAAGAATTTAATACAACTCATAACACTGTACATACACATCACATATACGATCTAGAGTGAATGAAGTACAGTAAAACAAACCATTTAACATAAACAACTAGCCTATAAAATCCCTAAAGTCATTGATATACTGGTCTGTCTACTTTGGGCTGCTGCAACTctgcttcctcttcttcttgtttttcttgctttGATTAGCCAATATAATTGATCCTACAAAGCCGAACTTCTTTCTCTTTGCAGAGGACTTCTTCTCGTGAGTCCTCGGCGGAGAAATGACATTCTTATTCAGAATTTGGCCGAGGGAAACCTTCAGCTTAACATTAGTATTCTCCTGAATTTCCAAGCCATGATCTTCAGGGCTCAACAACTTTCCTGCTAAGTATTTGCCCCAATGTCATCACAGCTCTTTGACCGCTCAGGCACGAGCAAACTCAAACCATTCACGTCAAGCATTCGGGAGTCTCCTTCGATGATGAACTGGTCCTGCATTCTTGAATTTGGTGGAATTAGGAAGAGACCGCCGCTTTCTGGCCATGCTCTGACCTCCACTTCCCTCAGAGCTTCTTCAACTGCTAACTCTTCCCATGTTTGCAGCTTCTACTCTCTTTAGGGCCTCCTCTAGAACTTTCCGACTGGTTTTCACTTCCTTCTTCGCCTCTCCACCCTGAGTAGCAACTCCTGCTTTGACTGATTTGCTTCTTCTACTTTTAGCATAGCTGCTTTCGATTTTCTTTCTTGATGCTACTTCAGCCTCTTCGGCTTTACGTGTCAGAATGATGTACTCTTCAATCGGAGCGCCACTGCAGAGGAGTTCTGGAGATCTCCGCTCAGTTATCACTGTTTGTCAGTGCTTTCATCCTCGAGTGCAGAGGCTTCAGCAGCTCGAGCTGCTTCTCCATCTTTTTAGCTGCTAGCCACCTGACTTCTGAGCAGTCTTCATGCTAGCCTTTGCCTGCCTCGATTTCAGAAGTAAGTTTCGAGACTTCAGATTTAGCAGCCTCAGCCATCTTCTTGAATTGCTCGGTCTCACAGTTCAATTCTTTGATCTTCCTTGAAATCTCAGACGGATCTAGAGACTGGTTACTTTCCGATCTCTGACTGCTTGAAGCTTCTGTGTTGTTAGGTTCAACTCTTCTTCCAAATTTGCAACCTCAGCAGTATTTGCAGCTAGTTTCGCCGGGTCTTCTCAAGCATCGACTTCTCCTTCTCTATTTTTACTATTAAGCAATTCAATCGAAGATCGAATCCCAGCCAGATCACTAGTTGTCTTGCTCAAACTCACCTTGCTAACTCTCAAATCCATTAAATGGAACCTGGTGATTGCTTTGATACACCGGCATTCGACTCTATCACATCGACCCCGTGCACCAGTATCTTTTGGAAGAACATTCTTTCACTTGGGAAACAGTTTCACCATCGAATCGAACTCCTTGACTTTTTGCTTGCTTCAGCAGCTTCTTTCTGTAATTTCAGCTTGAGTTCATCAACAATCTTTTTGGTCATTTCCAGCTCTTTTAAAACATCAAGAGTTTCCTTTTCCTCTCATAATAAGATCCTTCCTCAATTCTGCGCAGCTTGTTCCTTCTGACCTCATGGCATCAGCCCATCAAATTGATCATGTTtctaatcaaaatatataagtaCATTCAGAAAAACAACTCCAAACAAGCATAgtcaaataattcaaatattctTATTAACAAACAATTACCATGGAACTGCAATTTTCATACCCTACATCAGAAAAACAACATATTCCACTCAAAATGTGAAGACATTATAAAACTAGGCACCATTGCATGCATAAAAATAGTCTCAAGAGTTCAAAGGTTAACCTAAAATCTCAAGAAAACAATTTCCAAGAAACTGCACATCTACGCAGAATAGCATCATAACAACAAACAAATTCAGTCAAAAATTGAAGACACTAGAAACCCTAATTAGAAAGCTCAAAATTTCAAGAAACAGCAACAAGTGCAAACAAATACTCCTCAGGAGAGAAAAAGATTCTTGAGCTGCGACTTCCAGGAGAGCGCTGCCACCGAATCGATCAACAGCCTCTTTCACTGACCTCGAACGGCGCCGAGGTGTCGATCTCCACCCGCCCCGCCGCCCAGTTAAGGTCTTTCGCCGCCACAGATTCCACGGAAGGGCCTAAAACCTACTCCATTGCGTCCATTTGCGTGATTTCGAGAGTTCGTCGACAATGTGGGCGgatttggctagggtttcaagccTGAGAAGAGGAAGTGGAGATGAAAGAGTGGAGTGAGAGGATTGGTGAGAAGAGGGAAAGTAAATAAGAGTTgtaaatatttgatttctttttgtgCTGGTAATAAAATATCATCCGTTGATTGTGCATCCAGATCAGGACTTGTGAGAATCAACGGTTGGATTGTGATCATTAGATACCCGTTGGCTGCTAGCTGAACGCGAATTACGAGGTGGAAAGACCGTTGCGGTGCGTGGCGCTGTGAGATTTGATTGGTCGAAAAATACCTTTTGAGAATGTAACGTTGAACTTGGACACAATTGCTCGTTGAAGGAAAGCAAGCTTTCGTGTGAACACGGGCCCAAGCCTATCATCTAGCCCATTGATGTTAATTATCCTAATGCACAGCTGTTGGCTAGAACTTCTCTAATATTTATAATCATTATTGATAGTTCTAAGAATTGAGTGGTTTACCCTGAATCCTgaaattaaaacacaaactagaaattttaatagtaaacaaaataaacaagacaGTATATGACATGTTTTGGGTAGTGATTGAATTATCATAATTCAGTATACTAATAACAATTGTATGAGCTATTTCAGTGGCCAGTCTCAAAATACTAGTAAGGCCTCATATACGCCGTCAAGATGGATTTGTCTTTGATTTCTCGTCTGGGAGGTCTCtttataataacatattatataCCTCCATATTCTCATATCTATCATATGTATATAGAAACagaatatatatagagaaaatattaataactctatatatatatatatatatcgtatttacaaatataaaaatcgTAATAGATAAAAATAGGGGAGGGTctcaataacaataatatatatatgtatatatatatatatatatatatatatatatatatatatatatatatagctctaGCTATGATGACTGAAACGCTGCAAACTAAGTATATTTATTACGTCGATGTTTTCTTGACTAAATACTACCAAAACATGCAATTTGACTGCCATTTTGTATTGAACTTGGATTAGGTGTGAATAAATATCATAAGCATATATGATGATAGCGACATTGAAATAAGTTTGTACTTTAAAATATTCTCAttatattgttttgaaaattgCAATTAgtacattataataaattatatgaaatatgatttaattaattacatactATTAGAAGGGTTGcatcaagatatatatatacacacacacatatgtgATGGTTGTATATGTGTTGGAAGGATTGAAGGTACGGCATTGTGCTCACTGCATGAACCGCAAAGCATGGTATCGTGGTATGACATGTTCATGTACAAGGATGGGTAAGTGTTAGTACTAGGTGTATtaccattaaataattatttcaaaataataataattaatcaattatttaaaataatagccactaccaactcaccgtGTCCCTGGCCTTCCTCTGACcaaactccctcccaagatcAATAACACCTAatgttaataatataataaaaataaatatcacatttaaaacccaaaataaaatacaaaaacaatagACTTCTATCgctccactcactccaatcggtcaAAACCCGACCAAGACATCATGATC from Dioscorea cayenensis subsp. rotundata cultivar TDr96_F1 chromosome 7, TDr96_F1_v2_PseudoChromosome.rev07_lg8_w22 25.fasta, whole genome shotgun sequence carries:
- the LOC120265683 gene encoding LOW QUALITY PROTEIN: prosaposin-like (The sequence of the model RefSeq protein was modified relative to this genomic sequence to represent the inferred CDS: deleted 1 base in 1 codon), yielding MTSLRLPNHDGPCKICHNLVVEVLTKLTDPDIQLEIIERASEACSKMDNYAQECKKIVFHYGPLILFDIEKYLETTDVCAAIHVCKVNQEAGIGATLLADA